The Leptospiraceae bacterium genome includes a region encoding these proteins:
- a CDS encoding response regulator, with product MKNKILIVEDDEILLSTLKIFLEGKNYEVLFASDGESALKIFEKQPVLLVITDLQMPIMDGVALVDNLMTYPNKPVILIHSSASDLNQIIELMQKGVYDYLIKPFNFAEIGLRVNKAYEFAELRHIKSQVEKERELRTSHLLHWKNENENILSKKTEPIDGNLIGSIRTSFSQGAGLGALISISELIRKKAVEKEKSFEISKPLLNLFFDNIEVARKVINSLEEIESIQSGTMNFEICSIKDIYEILTNVSQNINELKKLKNHEISLPSNQFLNSPQKIKISKSNFEKAISEILFNALKFSEPNSTIYILLDLQETKIFISILNTPSKDGVTAMGILPEYSNIIFEPFFRISKLVYESIPTLDFGLGLTLVDKVIRSHNGKVKAMNLSRFPNSKEGELDRNLVNFEIELPLINSP from the coding sequence ATGAAAAATAAAATTTTGATCGTTGAAGATGATGAAATATTACTAAGTACTCTTAAAATATTTTTAGAAGGAAAGAACTATGAAGTTCTATTTGCCTCTGATGGTGAATCAGCATTGAAAATATTTGAAAAACAGCCTGTATTGCTTGTGATAACAGATTTACAGATGCCTATTATGGATGGTGTTGCTCTTGTCGATAATTTGATGACATATCCCAATAAACCTGTTATATTAATCCATTCGAGTGCTTCCGATTTGAATCAAATTATTGAATTAATGCAGAAAGGCGTTTATGATTATTTAATCAAACCATTTAATTTTGCGGAAATAGGTCTACGTGTTAACAAAGCATATGAATTCGCAGAACTAAGGCATATAAAATCTCAAGTTGAAAAAGAAAGAGAATTAAGAACTTCACATTTACTCCATTGGAAAAATGAAAATGAAAATATTCTTTCGAAAAAGACTGAGCCAATAGATGGAAATCTAATCGGAAGTATCCGCACATCATTTAGTCAGGGTGCTGGACTGGGTGCGTTAATTTCTATATCAGAACTCATCCGAAAAAAAGCAGTTGAAAAGGAAAAAAGTTTTGAAATAAGTAAACCACTTTTGAATCTGTTCTTCGATAACATTGAAGTCGCAAGAAAAGTCATTAACTCTTTAGAAGAAATCGAATCAATCCAATCAGGAACAATGAATTTCGAAATTTGTTCAATTAAAGATATTTATGAAATTCTGACTAACGTCTCTCAAAATATTAACGAATTAAAAAAATTGAAAAACCATGAGATATCACTCCCTTCAAATCAGTTTTTAAATTCTCCACAAAAAATAAAAATTAGTAAATCAAATTTCGAAAAAGCAATTTCTGAAATATTGTTTAATGCACTTAAATTTTCAGAACCTAATAGTACTATTTACATTTTGTTGGATTTACAAGAAACTAAAATTTTTATTTCTATTCTTAATACTCCTTCTAAAGATGGAGTGACAGCTATGGGTATTTTGCCTGAATATTCTAATATTATTTTTGAACCATTTTTTAGAATTTCTAAATTAGTTTATGAATCAATTCCTACTTTGGATTTTGGTCTAGGACTTACGTTAGTTGATAAAGTAATTCGTAGTCATAATGGAAAAGTAAAAGCAATGAACTTAAGTCGTTTTCCAAATTCTAAAGAGGGCGAACTTGATAGAAATTTAGTTAATTTTGAAATAGAACTTCCTTTGATAAATTCGCCTTAA
- a CDS encoding ATP-binding protein, whose translation MNTRKEKISFSVCLNTPEVMDEIVNASQTAEDKMRTFHPKIFYEFNQALDYLTYGQITSRLFVVEYNNDFDFLCKIVAQIHNDPWLHGTVIVVIADKLTETEMLKLLSIGVIDFMTTNEIKIKVPTLLKIVTSNLELFESEQFLLENVTRKKGKIKIKNNLRLVPKVANLIMSVCYAAGFRNYEAFSRISLSLHEMITNAIEHGNCGIGFAMKSKILTDSMDMYSAIDERSEIPEIKNKRVTIFYEINNDQATFTIRDEGNGFNLNEIPSPKSEENIFSVHGRGILMTKNFVDEMQYNEKGNMVRLKFYNDNEIKRRASHLMQFATGEIVLLNPNDVLFEKGSESDYFYYILTGKLGVYVNEHRVAVLTPEDMFVGEMAFLHHNKRTGTVIAQTKAQLLPISRSGFIDMVKKYPYYGVFLARLLTKRLILRNRSI comes from the coding sequence ATGAATACGAGAAAAGAGAAAATATCCTTTAGCGTTTGCTTAAATACACCAGAAGTAATGGATGAAATCGTAAATGCTTCACAAACCGCTGAGGATAAAATGCGTACATTTCATCCTAAAATATTTTATGAATTTAACCAAGCATTAGATTATTTAACTTACGGTCAAATTACCTCCCGTTTATTTGTAGTCGAGTATAATAACGATTTTGATTTTCTATGTAAAATAGTTGCTCAAATCCATAACGATCCTTGGCTGCATGGAACTGTGATTGTAGTGATTGCTGATAAATTAACGGAAACAGAAATGCTAAAACTTCTTAGCATTGGTGTTATAGATTTCATGACCACAAATGAAATTAAAATAAAAGTCCCTACCTTATTAAAAATTGTTACATCAAATTTGGAATTATTCGAGTCAGAACAATTTCTTCTTGAGAACGTTACTCGCAAGAAAGGAAAAATTAAAATTAAAAATAATCTTCGCCTAGTTCCAAAAGTTGCAAACTTAATAATGAGTGTCTGTTATGCCGCAGGTTTCAGAAACTACGAGGCATTCTCTAGAATTTCGTTATCATTGCATGAAATGATTACCAATGCAATTGAACATGGAAACTGTGGAATCGGATTTGCAATGAAATCAAAAATTCTTACAGATAGCATGGATATGTATTCTGCAATAGACGAAAGATCTGAAATACCGGAAATCAAAAACAAACGTGTCACAATATTTTATGAAATAAACAATGACCAAGCCACATTTACTATCCGCGACGAAGGTAATGGATTTAATTTAAATGAAATTCCAAGCCCTAAAAGTGAGGAAAATATATTTTCAGTGCACGGTCGTGGAATATTAATGACAAAGAATTTTGTGGATGAAATGCAATACAACGAAAAAGGAAACATGGTTCGTTTAAAGTTTTATAATGACAATGAAATAAAAAGAAGAGCAAGCCACTTAATGCAATTCGCTACTGGAGAAATAGTTTTATTAAATCCAAATGATGTATTGTTCGAAAAAGGTTCTGAAAGTGATTATTTTTACTATATCCTGACCGGCAAATTAGGAGTATACGTTAATGAACATAGGGTGGCAGTCCTAACACCTGAAGATATGTTTGTAGGTGAAATGGCGTTTTTACATCATAATAAGCGAACTGGCACTGTAATTGCCCAAACAAAAGCTCAACTCCTTCCCATATCTAGAAGCGGCTTCATTGATATGGTAAAAAAATATCCCTATTATGGAGTTTTTCTAGCAAGGCTTTTAACAAAACGGCTAATATTAAGAAACCGCAGTATTTAA
- a CDS encoding zinc-binding dehydrogenase encodes MNRRVHRTKKAGSLDNLKLITEELSDPYDNEVTIEVKAVGLNFADVFALVGLYSATPKGSFIPGLEFSGNVIKLGKNVTKFKVGDRIMGVTRFGGYVTHLNISTDYIYYLPNQWTFPEGAAFITQALTAYYALIPLGNLQNKNTVLIHSAAGGVGIYANRIAKKYNAYTIGSIGTPDKIQTLNQEGYDDYIVRDKYFFENLQKKLNGRDLNLVLECIGGKIFEDSFRSLSPAGRIVVYGSANFAPESKSPNLLKLAYKYVNRPKIDPLSMISSNKSLLAFNLIWLWDKIEELSQMLEIILQMNLSPPLIGKTFPFENALDALNYFKSGKSVGKVILET; translated from the coding sequence ATGAACCGACGTGTCCATAGAACAAAAAAGGCTGGATCTTTAGATAACCTAAAATTAATAACAGAAGAACTATCAGATCCATATGATAATGAAGTTACTATCGAAGTAAAGGCAGTTGGTTTAAATTTTGCAGATGTATTTGCTCTTGTTGGACTTTATAGTGCCACTCCTAAGGGAAGTTTTATTCCAGGATTAGAATTTTCTGGAAACGTCATAAAACTAGGAAAAAATGTAACTAAATTCAAAGTTGGAGACAGGATAATGGGAGTTACCCGCTTTGGTGGTTACGTTACTCATTTAAATATTTCTACAGATTACATTTATTATTTACCAAATCAATGGACTTTTCCTGAAGGGGCTGCGTTTATTACTCAAGCGCTTACTGCGTATTATGCCCTTATACCACTCGGAAATCTACAAAATAAAAATACAGTTCTTATTCACAGTGCCGCCGGCGGTGTCGGAATATACGCCAATCGGATTGCCAAAAAATACAATGCATATACAATCGGAAGCATAGGAACACCTGACAAAATTCAAACTTTAAACCAAGAGGGATACGATGATTATATTGTAAGAGATAAATACTTTTTCGAAAATCTACAGAAAAAATTAAATGGTAGAGATTTAAATTTAGTTTTAGAATGTATAGGTGGAAAAATTTTCGAGGATAGTTTCCGTTCTCTTTCGCCCGCAGGAAGAATCGTTGTGTATGGCTCAGCTAATTTTGCGCCTGAATCAAAATCTCCAAACTTACTAAAACTTGCATACAAGTATGTCAATCGTCCCAAAATAGATCCACTATCAATGATTTCGAGCAACAAATCATTACTTGCTTTCAACTTAATTTGGCTTTGGGACAAAATCGAAGAACTAAGTCAAATGTTGGAAATCATTTTACAAATGAATTTATCACCCCCGCTGATTGGAAAAACCTTTCCGTTCGAAAATGCTCTAGATGCATTAAATTATTTTAAATCAGGAAAATCAGTAGGAAAAGTAATTTTGGAAACTTGA
- a CDS encoding leucine-rich repeat domain-containing protein, which produces MKYLFVIILSLFVSNLQAESQILELNELKKEKLFSSIDEALRDPLKVYRLNLGNSRLSEIPKEIEKLKNIQELGLSSNKIEFIPDEVCKLINLQKINLAYNQVKLLPDCISKLKHLQELNLTANELLSLNPEIGKLSKLENLFLFENTLQEIPKEIGLLINLQNLDMRKNKLKEVPEQIGELKNLKTLNLAANQINKLSSGIGGLSALRYLDLNSNRITTLPESIGNLNNLEDLNLSSNNLGLLPNSIGNLSELKKLNLDKNSIISIPKEVSDLKNLQRIYLNQNLLEIFPEGLSELQDILSIELSQNRITTISDSFGKMKKLQILNLASNKITSLPDSIGDLKKLTTFYLKRNQFPKPEQEKAKKLLPNCRIYWD; this is translated from the coding sequence ATGAAATATTTATTCGTAATAATATTGAGTTTATTTGTGAGTAATTTACAAGCTGAATCGCAAATATTGGAATTGAATGAATTAAAAAAAGAAAAACTTTTTTCTTCTATTGATGAAGCATTGCGTGATCCACTCAAAGTATATAGATTGAATTTAGGTAATTCTAGACTTTCAGAAATTCCCAAAGAAATTGAGAAACTAAAGAATATACAAGAGTTAGGATTAAGTTCGAATAAAATTGAATTTATTCCAGATGAAGTCTGTAAACTTATTAATCTTCAGAAGATAAATCTTGCATACAATCAGGTGAAACTCTTGCCGGATTGTATTTCAAAGTTAAAACATCTTCAAGAATTAAATCTTACGGCTAATGAACTTTTGTCGCTTAATCCAGAGATTGGAAAACTAAGTAAATTAGAAAATCTTTTTTTATTTGAAAATACATTACAGGAAATTCCAAAGGAAATTGGATTACTAATTAATTTACAAAATTTAGATATGCGTAAAAATAAATTAAAAGAGGTTCCTGAACAAATTGGTGAATTAAAGAATCTAAAAACTTTAAATTTAGCCGCAAATCAAATTAATAAATTATCAAGCGGTATAGGAGGATTATCTGCTCTTCGTTATTTGGATTTAAACTCAAATAGAATAACTACATTACCCGAATCTATCGGAAATTTAAATAACTTGGAAGATTTAAATCTTAGCTCCAATAATTTAGGGCTTTTACCGAATTCAATTGGAAATCTTTCTGAATTAAAAAAGTTAAATTTAGACAAGAACTCTATAATTTCAATACCCAAAGAAGTTTCAGATTTAAAAAATCTTCAGAGAATTTATTTAAATCAAAATTTGCTTGAAATTTTTCCGGAAGGTTTGTCGGAATTACAAGATATTCTTTCTATTGAACTGAGTCAAAACCGAATAACTACAATTTCCGATTCGTTTGGAAAAATGAAAAAATTACAAATTCTTAATTTAGCTTCTAATAAAATTACGTCTTTGCCTGATTCAATTGGAGATTTAAAGAAGTTAACAACGTTTTATCTCAAGAGAAATCAATTTCCAAAACCAGAACAAGAAAAAGCCAAAAAACTTTTACCTAATTGCAGAATTTACTGGGATTAA
- a CDS encoding ABC transporter substrate-binding protein — MPKKVFYFLVLFCFSYSVSLFANENTLIPTAKKLVGYIRFKKNDQAVALIDTRTFSKNLLGQHWEKIDPKDQIEFEETMKDYIKKRSFPNALQYFNKIDISYEKPKVKGGEAELPASILYQGSEKITFSWIFTEKDGKFLISDFLDPEGRLATTLYGETQIRPTYEKKGIKELIALIKKASK; from the coding sequence ATGCCTAAAAAGGTTTTTTATTTTTTAGTTTTATTTTGTTTTTCGTATTCAGTCAGCTTATTTGCAAATGAAAACACACTTATTCCAACTGCTAAGAAATTAGTTGGGTATATCCGTTTTAAAAAGAACGACCAAGCAGTAGCTTTAATCGACACAAGAACATTTTCAAAAAACCTACTCGGCCAACACTGGGAAAAAATTGATCCTAAAGATCAAATTGAATTTGAAGAAACAATGAAAGACTATATCAAGAAGAGATCTTTCCCTAACGCATTACAATACTTTAATAAAATTGATATTAGTTACGAAAAACCAAAAGTAAAAGGCGGCGAAGCAGAATTACCCGCATCAATTCTCTACCAAGGATCTGAAAAGATTACCTTTTCCTGGATATTCACAGAAAAGGACGGAAAGTTTTTAATAAGCGATTTTTTAGATCCAGAAGGAAGACTAGCGACAACTCTTTACGGAGAAACTCAAATTCGACCTACCTACGAAAAGAAAGGAATCAAAGAACTAATTGCTTTAATCAAAAAAGCTTCTAAATAA
- the thiS gene encoding sulfur carrier protein ThiS, protein MKVNGKNIELITVSVKTISDYLDTLKIKHGTVAIEWNGEILDREKWNQTLLNENDKIEIIKFVGGG, encoded by the coding sequence ATGAAAGTAAATGGAAAGAATATAGAACTAATAACAGTATCCGTAAAAACCATTTCAGATTATTTGGATACTCTGAAAATAAAACATGGGACTGTCGCAATTGAGTGGAATGGAGAAATTTTAGACCGTGAGAAATGGAATCAAACCCTCCTCAATGAAAATGACAAAATCGAAATCATTAAATTTGTAGGGGGAGGCTGA
- a CDS encoding thiamine phosphate synthase yields the protein MNQLEIFKKAKLYPILDLDFYKNNNISLNDLLQFWGNFPDCISFFQLRAKSISESVYKTIYYELKNEFPNLPIIINDFWEFAIEVNAFGIHLGKEDFASLSPLEKNKFKASGKILKGTSSHNLEDLQNLDLKIWDYTGFGPLFVTNTKQSEHSPLGVSLLQKALLQNKIPLVPIGGINTENFASLFGYGKIIPASISMMADKKSLIKIVDFIRDYPHPV from the coding sequence CTGAATCAATTAGAAATATTTAAGAAAGCTAAACTGTATCCAATTTTAGATTTAGATTTTTATAAAAACAATAATATTTCACTCAATGATTTACTTCAATTTTGGGGAAATTTTCCTGACTGTATTTCATTTTTTCAACTGAGAGCAAAGTCTATTTCAGAATCAGTATATAAAACAATCTATTATGAATTAAAGAATGAATTTCCGAATTTACCAATTATCATTAACGACTTTTGGGAATTTGCGATAGAAGTAAACGCTTTCGGAATACATTTAGGAAAAGAAGACTTCGCTTCACTTTCCCCATTAGAAAAAAATAAATTTAAAGCCAGCGGAAAAATACTGAAAGGTACTTCAAGTCATAACTTAGAAGATTTACAGAATTTAGATTTGAAAATTTGGGATTACACAGGATTTGGACCTTTATTTGTAACCAATACGAAACAATCTGAACATTCCCCGCTAGGGGTTTCTCTTCTTCAAAAAGCTTTACTTCAAAATAAAATCCCTCTAGTTCCAATAGGGGGGATCAACACGGAAAACTTTGCTTCACTCTTTGGCTATGGAAAAATTATTCCTGCTTCCATTAGCATGATGGCAGATAAAAAAAGTCTTATAAAGATTGTTGACTTTATACGCGATTATCCTCACCCTGTTTGA
- a CDS encoding WecB/TagA/CpsF family glycosyltransferase, whose protein sequence is MKDPKEITHNSSKEERDYVLEYQNIDISTKERISILGVDIDNITRDEAIANILDFHKRKESFHHILFIDPIKLMSMRPNKKLNRIAKKASLVLAEGGGISWAAKQLGHELKERISVISLMMDLIRYSEKKELTLFFLGSKEDIIEKLFFNLIRHFPEIRIVGRHSGHLNDARELMVKEAIRKTNPDIIFIGMDFPRQEVWIENNTGYFGKSIVIGAWGNFDTLSGKIKKAPDYFQLRGLTWLWRIFTRPYRLDKVYNMFQFFISVQLESWKMKREEKLKAKSETQQT, encoded by the coding sequence ATGAAAGACCCAAAAGAAATTACACATAATTCCTCCAAAGAAGAAAGAGATTATGTACTTGAATACCAGAACATCGACATATCAACCAAAGAAAGAATTTCTATTCTTGGTGTTGATATCGACAATATCACTCGAGACGAAGCAATTGCGAATATTCTAGATTTTCACAAAAGGAAGGAAAGTTTTCATCATATCCTTTTTATTGATCCAATTAAACTCATGTCAATGAGACCCAATAAAAAACTAAATCGTATTGCAAAAAAAGCGAGTTTAGTTTTAGCAGAAGGTGGAGGAATAAGTTGGGCTGCAAAACAACTAGGACATGAACTAAAAGAACGGATATCAGTGATTAGCCTCATGATGGATTTAATTCGTTACTCCGAAAAAAAAGAGCTCACTCTTTTCTTTTTAGGAAGTAAAGAAGATATAATCGAAAAACTTTTCTTTAACCTTATCCGCCATTTCCCTGAAATTCGAATTGTAGGTCGCCATTCCGGACATTTAAATGATGCTAGAGAGTTAATGGTAAAAGAAGCTATTCGCAAAACAAATCCAGATATTATTTTTATAGGTATGGATTTCCCTCGTCAAGAAGTTTGGATTGAAAATAATACAGGTTATTTCGGCAAATCGATAGTAATCGGTGCGTGGGGAAATTTTGACACTCTCTCCGGAAAAATCAAAAAAGCACCTGATTACTTTCAGCTACGTGGGCTAACTTGGCTTTGGCGTATTTTTACAAGACCTTATCGTTTGGATAAAGTTTATAACATGTTTCAGTTTTTTATTTCAGTTCAACTAGAAAGTTGGAAAATGAAACGAGAAGAAAAACTTAAAGCCAAATCAGAAACACAGCAAACATAA
- a CDS encoding MMPL family transporter yields the protein MKNIISILSHIFLLRPFLTLAFLAIVVSLSVHQSFKLNINSNQIDLLPADGIEVLKTKEVIEMIGGNGFYIVALKIKDEKGRDKKILSAVDAQKKGNLALYTSEMAEAEKIRQENLEYYTKNERKLKRYADKLNSELLKDKDIRYISYKYDTSFLKDRLPLYIKSNDMREARSRIKRKINEETEKLNPFYMNITGEEYNPTFDDILSKYQRLAKRDVFDSYNIAPDKGMLLLLVKPEGSFLDLNFTRNLETKIKQVVADMRFEDQGIHVAYSGSYKLNLDDYDSVVDALKPISIASLIGITILLFVFFRNPIFIFILVISLLTGVTLTFGITGLVIGRLNTITTIMAAVLMGLGIDYGIQFLYRFREEFTLRDDFMTAVTETIFHTGIASLISALTTTSAFVVLMFSDFKGFSEFGLIACYGIIVIAISMYFVTSLQIAILFRIAPSLKRFFYMNQRESEESSFVYKFFAKPRIVLGISIAIISVISIFAPFVKFNYSGRDLLLENQESLLIYDEIGDRFDVSSDPQAIVTDTLEKSEAVYDFFTPVPERMLDSVDQLVSIWSIIPPVNQQKENRHILIQIKDDLKLIKPNMLNDEQKKHLPTVDKYLGVQEFTYHDVPDIFRKQFTEVETSKIKGHMLFIYPKVALWHGKDLVNFFNNVGKFEYPLISKRTLNAILYSTNIDLDKNSNDHAIGKYTQEEENAILKLANSSTKEELEKMHILPLTATLIVEKRPYKSIQEMRSHTDTAYTAGSVILFAKLANIVQEEAPLAVGLTLIIVFIILIIFYRGFLPALLSLFPLLVGLIVMLGIMVIFGAKINFFNVLVFPIVIGYGIQNGIYIYYRFMEEKNIVRTISKVGPAIIASTLTTLIGWSVLLIAEHRGLHSVGVIASIGIGSSLLVALTLLPSLLAIVYTPKKEDKHDLSVGLNINTSIEEETVHENSTEQETIDLDENNTDYPQEEEIIETSNVSTNYKQELKQKLETLKDSTINLDSENDDSDITVNSSLPVDTNLKEHIKQNLEKSKDTPIDLDNEMEEKSIEINLPTKVDLNLKENLKTKLKDISKKKTAQVSKKTAAKKKKNLAQKVEKKNISSKKKSNEKKMK from the coding sequence ATGAAAAATATAATCTCTATTCTCTCTCACATTTTTTTACTCCGCCCTTTTCTAACATTAGCGTTTCTTGCGATCGTCGTATCCTTATCTGTACACCAATCATTTAAGTTGAATATCAATAGCAATCAAATTGATTTACTTCCTGCAGACGGGATTGAAGTGCTGAAAACGAAGGAAGTTATTGAGATGATTGGCGGCAATGGCTTTTATATAGTTGCCTTAAAAATTAAAGACGAAAAAGGTAGAGACAAAAAAATATTATCCGCTGTAGATGCACAGAAAAAAGGAAACCTCGCGTTATATACTTCCGAAATGGCAGAAGCAGAAAAAATAAGACAAGAGAACTTAGAGTATTATACAAAAAACGAACGTAAACTAAAACGATACGCAGATAAACTTAATTCAGAGTTGTTAAAAGACAAAGATATAAGATATATTTCATACAAATATGATACTAGTTTTTTAAAAGATCGATTACCCCTCTACATTAAATCGAACGATATGCGCGAAGCTAGAAGTAGAATTAAGAGAAAAATTAACGAAGAAACAGAAAAACTAAATCCTTTTTATATGAATATTACTGGCGAAGAATACAATCCAACCTTCGACGATATTCTTTCAAAGTACCAAAGACTAGCTAAAAGAGATGTTTTTGATTCTTACAACATTGCACCGGATAAGGGTATGTTGCTCCTACTTGTAAAACCAGAAGGTTCTTTTTTAGATCTAAATTTCACTCGTAATCTCGAAACTAAAATTAAACAAGTAGTAGCTGATATGAGGTTTGAGGATCAAGGGATTCATGTAGCTTATAGTGGATCTTATAAATTAAACCTAGATGATTATGATAGTGTAGTAGATGCACTCAAACCTATTTCTATTGCATCACTCATTGGTATCACAATTTTACTTTTTGTTTTTTTTAGAAATCCTATTTTTATATTCATTTTGGTCATATCGTTATTAACCGGTGTTACATTAACTTTTGGAATTACGGGTCTTGTGATTGGAAGATTGAATACAATTACTACTATTATGGCTGCCGTTCTTATGGGGCTCGGAATTGATTACGGTATACAGTTTCTATACCGCTTCCGAGAGGAATTTACACTCCGTGACGATTTTATGACTGCAGTTACTGAAACAATTTTCCATACTGGAATAGCTTCCCTTATTTCTGCTCTTACGACTACTTCTGCATTTGTCGTTTTGATGTTTTCTGATTTTAAAGGATTCAGCGAATTTGGTTTAATTGCTTGTTATGGAATTATTGTTATCGCAATTTCAATGTATTTTGTAACTTCATTACAAATCGCAATTTTATTTCGAATTGCACCGAGCTTAAAACGTTTTTTCTACATGAACCAAAGGGAAAGTGAAGAATCTAGTTTTGTTTATAAATTTTTCGCAAAACCACGAATTGTACTTGGTATCAGTATTGCTATTATTTCAGTAATATCCATATTTGCCCCATTTGTTAAATTTAATTATAGCGGAAGAGATTTACTTTTAGAAAACCAAGAATCATTATTGATTTATGATGAAATTGGAGATCGATTTGACGTTAGTTCCGATCCCCAAGCCATCGTAACAGATACATTAGAAAAAAGTGAAGCCGTTTATGATTTTTTTACCCCTGTTCCAGAAAGAATGTTAGACTCCGTCGATCAATTAGTTTCTATCTGGAGTATCATTCCACCCGTAAATCAACAAAAAGAAAATCGGCATATCCTAATACAAATTAAAGATGATTTAAAACTCATAAAACCAAACATGTTAAATGATGAGCAAAAGAAACATTTGCCTACTGTAGACAAGTATCTCGGAGTGCAAGAATTTACATACCATGATGTACCCGATATTTTCAGAAAACAATTCACAGAAGTAGAAACAAGTAAAATCAAAGGTCACATGTTATTTATTTATCCTAAAGTAGCTTTGTGGCACGGAAAAGATCTTGTAAATTTTTTCAATAATGTGGGTAAATTTGAGTATCCTCTAATCAGTAAACGAACATTAAACGCAATATTATATTCGACCAACATTGATTTAGATAAAAATAGCAATGACCATGCGATCGGGAAATACACGCAGGAAGAAGAAAATGCAATTTTAAAATTAGCAAATTCATCTACTAAAGAAGAATTAGAAAAAATGCATATACTACCGTTAACCGCAACACTCATTGTAGAAAAACGTCCATACAAATCTATCCAAGAAATGAGGTCTCATACAGATACTGCTTACACTGCAGGAAGTGTAATTTTATTTGCAAAACTAGCAAACATCGTACAAGAGGAGGCTCCTCTTGCTGTTGGTTTAACTCTTATCATTGTATTTATAATACTGATCATATTCTATCGAGGATTTTTACCGGCATTACTGTCCCTTTTTCCCCTTTTGGTGGGACTAATCGTTATGCTTGGAATTATGGTAATCTTTGGAGCAAAAATTAATTTTTTTAACGTATTAGTTTTTCCAATTGTGATTGGATATGGAATTCAAAATGGAATCTATATTTACTATCGTTTTATGGAAGAGAAAAATATTGTTCGTACGATTTCTAAAGTTGGCCCGGCCATTATTGCATCAACACTAACTACTTTAATTGGATGGAGTGTATTATTAATAGCAGAGCATAGAGGATTACACTCAGTAGGCGTTATAGCAAGTATTGGCATTGGTTCCTCTTTATTGGTTGCCCTTACATTACTTCCTTCCCTTTTAGCAATTGTATACACTCCAAAGAAAGAAGATAAACATGACCTTAGCGTAGGTCTGAACATTAATACCTCTATTGAAGAAGAAACTGTTCATGAAAATTCCACCGAACAAGAAACAATTGATCTAGATGAGAATAATACAGATTATCCACAGGAAGAGGAGATTATTGAAACTAGCAATGTATCCACAAATTATAAACAAGAATTGAAGCAAAAACTAGAAACTTTAAAGGATTCTACTATTAATTTGGACTCGGAAAATGATGATAGTGATATTACGGTGAACTCTTCTTTACCGGTTGATACAAATTTAAAAGAGCATATCAAACAAAACTTGGAAAAATCAAAAGACACTCCAATTGATTTAGATAATGAAATGGAAGAAAAGTCTATAGAAATTAATCTTCCAACAAAAGTAGACCTCAACTTAAAAGAAAACTTAAAAACGAAATTAAAAGATATATCCAAAAAGAAAACTGCACAAGTATCTAAAAAAACGGCTGCAAAGAAAAAGAAAAATCTAGCCCAAAAAGTAGAAAAGAAAAATATAAGTTCAAAGAAAAAATCCAATGAAAAAAAGATGAAATGA
- a CDS encoding peptidylprolyl isomerase — MTKAIFKTNHGSFTLELAVDKAPITTGNFIKLAKDGFYNGLVFHRVIKNFMIQGGCPKGNGTGGPGYKIKDEFHPDLKNEKFTISMANAGPNTGGSQFFINVRDNGYLDNKHAVFGHVIEGSDLVLKISDVKTGFQDVPVEKVVMETITIVEE, encoded by the coding sequence ATGACAAAAGCAATTTTTAAGACCAATCATGGAAGTTTTACTTTAGAGCTAGCAGTTGACAAAGCTCCAATCACAACAGGCAATTTTATTAAATTGGCAAAAGATGGATTTTATAATGGATTAGTATTTCACAGAGTCATTAAAAATTTTATGATCCAAGGTGGATGTCCGAAAGGAAACGGAACTGGCGGACCTGGCTATAAAATCAAAGATGAATTCCATCCTGACTTAAAGAACGAAAAATTCACTATTTCAATGGCGAATGCTGGACCAAACACGGGAGGCTCACAGTTTTTTATAAATGTTCGAGACAATGGATATTTGGACAACAAACATGCAGTTTTTGGTCATGTAATTGAAGGCTCTGATTTAGTTTTAAAAATTTCAGATGTAAAAACAGGATTTCAAGATGTTCCTGTAGAAAAAGTAGTAATGGAAACTATTACAATCGTAGAAGAGTAA